In a genomic window of Hippoglossus stenolepis isolate QCI-W04-F060 chromosome 15, HSTE1.2, whole genome shotgun sequence:
- the LOC118122591 gene encoding hexokinase-4, with translation MSDSAPNGDNISQVSKKAKMSGERDQLHLDGIPPHTLTEVQTYLERFSLSLEQLQGVSSRLKKDLIRGLGKHSHHKAAVKMLPTFVRATPDGTERGDFLALDLGGTNFRVLHVRVVEEQQCVMKMDSQICAIPQEMMLGTGEQLFDHIAACLGDFLHSQKLKGQTLPLGFTFSFPCEQKEIDKSILIRWTKGFNCSGVEGQDVVQLLKDAIYRRADYDIGSVAMVNDTVGTMMSCGYKDQSCEIGMIIGTGTNACYMEEMKNVKRVEGEDGRMCINTEWGGFGDDGSLKDILTEFDVMVDETSINPGVHTFEKMISGMYLGEIVRLLLVKMTEDKLLFDGRTSDALRTPGKFQTKFISEIEEEDDGLDNAQTILTELGLKWNPVDVRVVRLACDVVSTRSAHLCAAALATIVNRIRVNRGLDHLKTTVGVDGTVYRKHPNFSDELQATVRLLAPKCSITFLVSEDGSGKGAAMVTAVAQRLALQSRLLEDSDGEVDEEEEEDEEEEDGE, from the exons ATGAGCGACTCGGCACCAAACGGTGACAACATCTCTCAGGTTTCTAAAAAGGCCAAGATGAGCGGAGAGCGAGATCAACTTCACCTGGATGGaatccctccacacacactcactgag gTGCAGACGTACCTGGAGCGTTTCAGTCTGTctctggagcagctgcagggcGTTTCCTCTCGGCTGAAGAAGGATCTGATCCGAGGTTTAGGGAAACACTCGCATCACAAGGCGGCCGTGAAGATGCTGCCCACGTTCGTCAGGGCCACGCCGGACGGGACGg AGCGAGGCGACTTCCTGGCGCTGGATCTCGGTGGAACCAACTTCCGTGTGCTTCACGTGCGCgtggtggaggagcagcagtgcGTGATGAAGATGGACAGTCAGATCTGTGCCATCCCGCAGGAAATGATGCTGGGAACCGGAGAACAG CTGTTCGACCACATCGCCGCCTGCCTCGGAGACTTCCTCCACTCTCAGAAACTGAAGGGACAAACTCTTCCTCTGGGATTCACCTTCTCCTTCCCCTGTGAGCAGAAAGAAATCGACAAG AGCATCTTGATCCGCTGGACCAAAGGCTTCAACTGCTCCGGCGTGGAGGGACAAGACGTAGTGCAGCTGCTGAAAGACGCCATCTACAGGAGAGCG gactaCGACATCGGCTCGGTTGCCATGGTGAATGACACGGTGGGTACCATGATGAGCTGCGGCTACAAGGACCAGAGCTGTGAGATCGGCATGATCATCG GAACAGGAACTAACGCCTGTTacatggaggagatgaagaacgTGAAGCGCGTGGAGGGCGAGGACGGGCGCATGTGCATCAACACGGAGTGGGGGGGCTTCGGAGACGACGGCTCGCTCAAAGACATCCTGACAGAGTTCGACGTGATGGTGGACGAGACGTCCATCAACCCTGGAGTTCACAC CTTCGAGAAGATGATCAGTGGGATGTATCTGGGTGAAATCGTGCGTCTCCTGCTCGTGAAGATGACGGAGGACAAGCTGCTGTTCGATGGACGGACGTCGGACGCCCTGCGGACTCCGGGAAAATTCCAGACGAAGTTCATTTCTGAGATCGAAGA ggaGGACGACGGCCTGGACAACGCTCAGACCATCCTGACTGAGCTCGGCCTGAAGTGGAACCCAGTGGACGTCCGCGTGGTGCGTCTGGCCTGCGACGTCGTCTCCACACGCTCGGCTCATCTCTGCGCCGCCGCCCTGGCCACCATCGTCAACCGCATCCGGGTCAACCGTGGGCTGGACCATCTGAAGACGACCGTGGGGGTGGACGGGACGGTGTACAGGAAACACCCAAA cttcAGTGACGAGCTCCAGGCGACTGTTCGCCTCCTCGCCCCCAAGTGCAGCATCACCTTCCTGGTCTCAGAGGACGGCAGTGGGAAGGGCGCTGCCATGGTAacggctgtggctcagcggCTCGCTCTCCAGTCCCGGCTGTTAGAGGACAGCGACGGTGAGGtcgacgaggaagaggaggaggacgaggaggaggaggatggtgaaTAA
- the zgc:77151 gene encoding uncharacterized protein zgc:77151, whose protein sequence is MEHNVIQWLGAPSCQRGSYAFYKSVSSRAQPDGPVLVWRLGEFYLIRCGPQDPVCIAEVTLLWEDQTRSHPLASTRLYFLPEDTPKGRTREHGEDEVLAVSRKMVLRVEDLVKWSCAEPAGWISSSKPPPPCGTNGLHKPPQSSDGNGNTLLVKSIEPLKGKPENVLLDRQSIKVLSYPQYCRFRSLQRRIQDGARGPGLQDPHLLALGSVRALPGVRLMFCRDTFSHPTLEGSASFSWQFRCPSLSLRGRPRKRRGRDGSVSPNSSHSESWLERMKENVMGSVEVGCEGDWLPHPEEQLFLDQLFAFMERHGSPVHKVPNLGFKKIDLFLMYSVVKRLGGYKKVTMDRLWKIVYNELGGCPGSTSAATCTRRHYERLMLPYEEHLRVGGSEFKIPESPTPPKPRGIRGRKPLQRGRKPGPKAKEKITTSTSPLPPTVPLPRLPLPRLPPLAQTNLNPNGSLVVKRGRGRPKGTRNKATLMAQAKLLALQQPKPKATAETLLLQAKGRDGPTLSSTHRTSILPINMPLTPDLSPMSAPFLHIQPKPKELNSDRGESTAPAPTVLLATLPRHFVGGSLGGFSPIKGVCPLDIFRNRISLQRTPESPALTPQDPAQHHPTIFTLQPKSGSPDTPHPSGDQPQPHPGHQHHNRCSGCNVDDGAQRGGSRDARSRPQLPPLRVLPLNLDCSVQVCQLMRTRRLDSSQLQTFTRRLSEALSQDLSAKPPLSPITPPPEQALPLNLSKRFPVKRPSTEGPEAFRAASNGDTDQTLSKRPRASCTEQAEDATGGRSSSAGGGDTDEETKNQEEPADLSSPSRIRAFLLGLPPFQVKLEEDLNGTMFGKFLPPGSNSETQRTETEKLEGGVVVKKDVKKEEETVVDLERHETERNNKQTSEQEEKGPAHCSGPAELMRAGPSNANTHCF, encoded by the exons ATGGAGCACAATGTAATCCAG TGGTTGGGTGCTCCCTCCTGCCAGCGAGGCAGCTACGCCTTCTACAAGTCGGTGAGCAGCAGGGCTCAGCCCGACGGGCCCGTCCTGGTGTGGAGGCTCGGGGAGTTCTACCTGATCCGCTGTGGCCCTCAGGATCCCGTGTGCATCGCTGAG GTGACCCTACTGTGGGAAGACCAGACCCGGAGCCACCCGCTGGCCAGCACCAGACTCTACTTCCTGCCTGAGGACACGCCGAAGGGCCGGACCAGGGAGCACGGAGAG GATGAGGTGTTGGCCGTGTCCAGGAAGATGGTGCTGCGGGTGGAGGACCTGGTGAAATGGTCGTGTGCGGAGCCGGCCGGTTGGATTAGCAGTTCAAAGCCGCCGCCGCCCTGTGGGACCAACGGCCTCCACAAACCTCCACAGAGCAGCGACGGCAACGGCAACACTTTACTGGTCAAGAGCATCGAGCCGCTCAAAGGAAAACCTGAGA ACGTCCTGTTGGACCGTCAGAGCATCAAAGTGCTCAGCTACCCGCAGTACTGCCGCTTCCGCTCGCTGCAGAGGCGTATCCAGGATGGAGCGAGGGGGCCGGGGCTGCAGGACCCCCACCTGTTGGCCCTGGGCAGTGTCAGGGCGCTGCCCGGCGTCCGGCTGATGTTCTGCAGGGACACGTTCAGCCACCCGACCCTGGAGGGCAGCGCCAGCTTCTCCTGGCAGTTCA GATGTCCGTCTCTCAGTCTTCGAGGTCGACCTCGTAAGAGGAGAGGTCGCGACGGCAGCGTCTCCCCGAACTCCAGCCACTCAGAGTCGTGGCTTGAGAGGATGAAG GAGAACGTGATGGGCAGCGTGGAGGTCGGCTGTGAGGGCGACTGGCTCCCTCACCCCGAGGAGCAGCTCTTCCTGGATCAGCTCTTCGCCTTCATGGAGCGTCACGGCTCGCCCGTCCACAAAGTCCCCAACCTCGGCTTCAAGAAGA TCGACCTCTTCCTCATGTACTCTGTGGTCAAACGGCTCGGAGGTTACAAAAAG GTGACGATGGACAGACTCTGGAAAATTGTGTATAATGAGTTGGGAGGATGCCCTGGGAGCACCAGCGCCGCCACGTGCACCAGAAGACACTAcgagag gttgaTGCTTCCTTATGAAGAGCATCTCAGAGTAGGAGGATCTGAATTTAAAATCCCAGAATCCCCCACTCCTCCCAAACCCCGAGGGATCAGAGGAAGGAAACCActtcagagaggaagaaaaccaGGACCCAAAGCAAAGGAGAAGATCACAAcctccacttctcctcttccGCCAActgttcctcttcctcgccttcctcttcctcgtcttcctcctcttgctcaGACT AACCTGAACCCGAATGGCTCCTTGGTGGTGAAGAGAGGCCGCGGCCGACCGAAGGGAACACGCAACAAGGCCACGCTGATGGCTCAGGCCAAGCTGCTGGCTCTGCAGCAACCCAAACCCAAAGCAACAGCAGAGACTCTGCTGCTTCAGGCCAAAGGCAGAGATGGACCGACCCTCAGCAGCACACACCGG ACGTCCATCCTCCCCATCAACATGCCCCTCACCCCCGACCTCTCCCCCATGTCGGCCCCCTTCCTCCACATCCAGCCCAAACCAAAGGAGCTGAACTCGGACAGAGGAGAGTCCACGGCTCCTGCTCCCACTGTCCTCCTCGCCACTCTTCCTCGCCACTTTGTCGGAGGATCGCTGGGCGGCTTCAGCCCCATCAAGGGGGTGTGTCCTCTGGACATCTTCAGGAACCGCATCAGCCTCCAGAGGACCCCGGAGAGCCCGGCGCTGACGCCTCAGGACCCGGCCCAGCACCATCCCACCATCTTCACCCTGCAGCCCAAAAGTGGAAGCCCGGACACGCCCCATCCCAGCGGGGACCAGCCTCAGCCGCACCCTGGCCACCAGCACCACAACCGCTGCTCGGGGTGTAACGTGGACGACGGGGCCcagagggggggcagccgggaCGCCAGGAGCCGGCCCCAGCTGCCTCCTCTCCGGGTCCTGCCTCTAAACCTGGACTGCAGCGTTCAGGTGTGTCAGCTGATGAGGACTCGCCGTCTGGACTCGTCACAGCTGCAGACCTTCACCCGCCGACTGTCCGAGGCTCTGTCCCAGGACCTGAGTGCcaagccccccctctctcccatcACCCCTCCCCCCGAGCAGGCGCTGCCCCTCAACCTCAGCAAGCGTTTCCCGGTCAAGAGACCCAGTACGGAGGGACCGGAGGCGTTCCGAGCGGCAAGCAATGGAGACACGGACCAAACGTTGTCCAAGAGGCCGAGGGCCAGCTGCACGGAGCAGGCTGAGGACGCCACGGGCGGGAGGTCcagctctgcaggaggaggagacacagatgaGGAGACAAAGAACCAGGAGGAACCTGCAGACCTGAGCTCGCCGAGCAGGATCAGGGCCTTCCTGCTCGGGCTGCCTCCCTTCCAGGTGAAACTGGAGGAGGATCTGAACGGGACAATGTTCGGGAAATTTCTTCCTCCGGGATCCAACAGCGAAACCCAGCGGACTGAGACGGAGAAACTGGAGGGAGGAGTGGTGGTAAAGAAAGAcgtgaagaaggaggaggagacggtggTCGACCTGGAGCGACACGAAACggagagaaacaacaaacagacatctgagcaggaggagaaaggcCCCGCCCACTGCTCGGGCCCCGCGGAGCTGATGAGGGCGGGGCCCTCAAACGCTAACACACACTGTTTCTAG